A region of Primulina huaijiensis isolate GDHJ02 unplaced genomic scaffold, ASM1229523v2 scaffold11261, whole genome shotgun sequence DNA encodes the following proteins:
- the LOC140965573 gene encoding uncharacterized protein, with protein MFDAPPLRKLKVVLDLDETLVCAYETSSLPAMLRSQATEAGLKWFELECISSDKQFDGKPKINHVTVFERPRLKEFLGQLSEFAELVLFTAGLEGFARPLVDRIDADNRFSGRLYRPSTISTEYREHVKDLSCLSKDLCRTVIVDNHPFSFLLQPLNGIPCILFSAGQRKEEQLLEVILPLLRDLSLQKDVRPILYERFHMPEWFQKHGIPTSGWPNTG; from the exons ATGTTTGATGCTCCGCCTTTGAGGAAGTTGAAG GTGGTTCTTGATTTGGATGAAACTCTAGTATGTGCATACGAGACGTCAAGTTTACCAGCTATGCTACGTAGTCAAGCCACCGAAGCTGGTTTAAAATGGTTTGAACTAGAATGTATCTCTTCTGACAAG CAATTTGATGGAAAACCTAAGATCAACCACGTGACAGTATTTGAACGTCCAAGATTGAAAGAATTTCTGGGCCAACTTAGCGAATTTGCAGAACTCGTGTTGTTTACTGCTGGCCTTGAAG GATTTGCCAGACCTCTTGTTGATAGAATAGATGCTGACAATCGATTCAGTGGTAGACTCTATCGGCCTTCAACAATTAGCAC GGAATATCGTGAGCACGTAAAAGATCTATCTTGCTTATCAAAGGATTTGTGTAGAACTGTTATTGTTGACAACCACCCATTTAGCTTCTTGTTGCAACCGCTTAACGGAATTCCATGTATTCTCTTTTCTGCTGGGCAACGGAAGGAAGAGCAG CTTTTGGAGGTTATACTCCCACTTCTCAGGGACCTTTCTCTACAGAAGGACGTAAGACCCATTCTCTACGAAAGATTCCATATGCCTGAATGGTTCCAAAAGCATGGAATCCCGACTTCAGGGTGGCCAAACACAGGATAA
- the LOC140965574 gene encoding putative serine/threonine-protein kinase-like protein CCR3 codes for MKTPFSPVVAAVFLLFSAVSLLPPLAKALGGSSSTLAVVYGSTTTICSIVAQQPVQQIQCWRDGVLLPPILPTTSFEGVAGGRDTLCGVLSGGLRLLCWDTTTFSFKRIYNSTTISLTSLTIGDTEICALTNVTAPENAICWRPYRVPSSGNSRFSMISSGYDFSCGILENNNRVLCWGNNNFSSFIQSDFSNLSITNIQVGGRHACGIDDSGFVVCKGNNDTGQLNVPSDVANEYRALALGENHSCAIRRGNRTVICWGGNGEFSSNITDGISFESIVASSNFSCGLTTRNFSVICWGIGWPNSSGIELPLQKTLPWPCVETSCQCNVYPDSSTLCSGNGHICRPCDDPVLSPETPPSFLPPPPVINSPPSSPSRGLRRGLLALAIVGLVGGLVGVCTVAYCLWTGVCFGKKKIHNSVQPTMTVANAAQQSSSTPSSRSSTLRRQGSILMRRQRSGTSSKQPDRAEEFLFSELVSATNNFAFENKIGGGSFGGVYKGKLHDGREVAIKRGDTGSKEKKFQEKERAFESELAFLSRLHHKHLVGLIGYCEERDERLLVYEYMENGSLHDHLHGKSNVVKSSSVVNSWKMRINISLDAARGIEYLHNYAVPPIIHRDIKSSNILLDANFLARVSDFGLSLNGPENDREFRQMKAAGTIGYIDPEYYGLHILTAKSDVYGLGVMLLELLTGKKAIFKNAENGGSPINLVDYTVPVIEAGDLAKILDSRVGLPEMNESEAVELMANTAVHCVRLEGKDRLTMSDVVVNLERALALCDSRGSFSSGPISILSD; via the coding sequence ATGAAGACTCCATTTTCACCGGTCGTCGCCGCCGTATTTCTCCTATTTAGTGCCGTCTCCCTTCTGCCGCCATTAGCCAAAGCCCTAGGAGGGTCTAGCTCCACACTCGCAGTGGTGTACGGCTCCACCACTACTATCTGTAGCATAGTGGCGCAGCAACCTGTCCAACAAATTCAATGCTGGCGGGACGGTGTGCTTCTCCCGCCCATCCTCCCCACCACCTCATTCGAAGGAGTCGCCGGTGGTCGAGACACCCTTTGCGGCGTTCTCTCCGGCGGCCTCAGACTCCTGTGCTGGGACACCACCACCTTTTCCTTCAAAAGAATTTACAACAGCACCACGATTTCATTGACTTCTCTGACGATCGGTGACACTGAAATTTGTGCGTTAACCAATGTTACTGCTCCGGAAAACGCCATTTGCTGGAGACCGTATCGTGTTCCTTCATCTGGGAATTCACGATTTAGCATGATTTCATCtggttatgatttttcttgcgGAATTTTGGAGAATAACAATCGGGTTCTTTGTTGGGGGAACaacaatttttcttcttttatacaatcagatttttcaaatttatcaatAACAAATATTCAGGTTGGTGGAAGGCATGCTTGTGGCATCGATGATTCAGGATTTGTAGTTTGCAAAGGGAATAATGATACCGGTCAATTGAATGTGCCATCGGATGTCGCAAACGAGTATAGGGCACTAGCTTTAGGCGAAAATCACAGCTGTGCAATCAGAAGAGGGAACAGAACAGTGATTTGTTGGGGTGGAAATGGCGAATTTTCAAGCAATATTACAGATGGAATTTCATTTGAATCCATTGTTGCAAGCTCGAATTTTTCTTGTGGATTGACAACAAGAAATTTTTCAGTAATTTGTTGGGGTATCGGTTGGCCAAATTCTTCAGGGATTGAGTTGCCTTTACAAAAAACACTTCCGTGGCCATGTGTTGAGACTTCTTGTCAATGTAATGTATATCCTGACTCGTCAACACTTTGTTCTGGAAATGGACATATTTGTCGGCCTTGTGATGATCCCGTTTTGAGTCCGGAAACCCCACCATCATTTCTTCCACCACCGCCAGTCATTAATTCTCCCCCTTCTTCCCCTTCTAGAGGGCTTAGAAGGGGTTTACTGGCTTTAGCAATAGTTGGATTGGTAGGTGGATTGGTGGGTGTTTGTACGGTGGCATATTGTTTGTGGACCGGTGTTTGTTTTGGGAAGAAAAAGATTCATAATTCTGTGCAACCAACAATGACTGTAGCTAATGCTGCTCAACAATCTAGTAGTACTCCATCTTCAAGATCATCTACTCTTAGGCGCCAAGGATCGATTCTCATGAGGCGACAAAGGAGTGGAACATCATCAAAACAACCAGACAGGGCGGAAGAATTCTTGTTTTCAGAGCTTGTATCGGCTACCAATAATTTTGCCTTCGAGAACAAGATTGGTGGAGGGAGTTTTGGCGGTGTCTATAAAGGGAAACTCCATGATGGCCGTGAAGTTGCTATCAAAAGAGGCGATACTGGTTCGAAGGAAAAGAAGTTCCAAGAGAAAGAGAGAGCATTTGAATCTGAATTGGCGTTCTTGTCACGGTTACATCACAAGCATTTGGTTGGTCTAATTGGGTATTGTGAAGAAAGGGATGAAAGACTGTTAGTTTACGAGTATATGGAGAATGGATCGCTTCATGATCATTTACATGGCAAGAGCAATGTCGTAAAGAGTAGCAGTGTCGTGAATTCTTGGAAAATGAGAATCAATATTTCACTAGACGCAGCTCGTGGCATAGAGTACCTCCACAATTACGCAGTTCCGCCAATAATTCATCGAGACATCAAGTCTTCAAACATTTTGCTCGATGCAAATTTCTTAGCAAGAGTGTCTGATTTCGGATTGTCCCTAAATGGGCCAGAAAATGATCGTGAGTTCAGACAGATGAAAGCAGCCGGTACCATAGGATACATTGATCCTGAATATTATGGACTCCATATATTGACAGCAAAGAGTGACGTTTATGGTCTTGGAGTCATGTTGTTAGAACTTTTGACAGGGAAGAAGGCTATATTCAAGAATGCCGAAAATGGAGGTTCGCCAATCAATTTGGTAGACTACACAGTGCCGGTGATCGAGGCCGGAGACTTGGCTAAGATTTTGGACTCAAGGGTTGGTCTACCTGAGATGAACGAGTCCGAAGCTGTGGAGCTCATGGCGAACACGGCGGTGCATTGCGTGCGTTTAGAAGGCAAAGATAGACTTACAATGAGTGACGTTGTTGTGAATTTGGAAAGAGCATTGGCTCTCTGTGATAGCCGTGGCAGCTTCTCCAGTGGTCCAATCTCCATCCTTTCagattga